The following are encoded together in the Salvia hispanica cultivar TCC Black 2014 chromosome 6, UniMelb_Shisp_WGS_1.0, whole genome shotgun sequence genome:
- the LOC125195681 gene encoding ras-related protein RIC2 — protein sequence MSGYRAEDDYDYLFKVVLIGDSGVGKSNLLSRFTRNEFSLESKSTIGVEFATRSLNVDGKVIKAQIWDTAGQERYRAITSAYYRGAVGALLVYDVTRHSTFESAERWLRELRDHTDPNVVVMLIGNKCDLRHLVAVSTDDGTSFAETESLYFMETSALDATNVENAFTEVLTQIYRIVSKKSMEAGDDGNMQTVPTKGEKIDVSKDVSDVKKGGCCS from the exons ATGTCGGGTTACCGAGCAGAAGACGACTACGACTACTTATTCAAGGTTGTTTTGATAGGCGATTCCGGCGTCGGGAAATCCAACTTGCTTTCTAGGTTTACTCGGAACGAGTTCAGCCTCGAGTCCAAATCAACTATCGGCGTCGAGTTCGCCACCAGAAGTTTGAACGTCGACGGGAAAGTGATCAAGGCTCAGATTTGGGACACTGCGGGCCAAGAGAG GTACCGTGCCATTACAAGTGCATACTATCGCGGTGCTGTTGGTGCTTTGCTTGTATATGATGTCACTAGGCACTCCACATTTGAAAGCGCCGAAAGGTGGTTAAGGGAGTTGAGGGATCACACTGATCCCAACGTAGTCGTCATGCTTATTGGCAACAAATGCGACCTCCGGCATCTGGTGGCAGTCTCAACAGACGATGGGACCTCATTTGCTGAAACCGAGTCGCTCTACTTCATGGAAACTTCGGCCCTAGATGCTACCAATGTCGAAAATGCATTCACGGAGGTTCTCACGCAAATATACCGCATCGTGAGCAAGAAGAGCATGGAGGCAGGTGACGACGGGAACATGCAGACTGTCCCGACCAAGGGAGAGAAAATCGACGTGAGCAAGGACGTATCGGATGTGAAGAAAGGAGGTTGCTGCTCGTGA